The following coding sequences are from one Geodermatophilus normandii window:
- a CDS encoding DNA polymerase III subunit gamma and tau, whose translation MALALYRKYRPATFAEVVGQEHVTTPLVNAVDGGRINHAYLFSGPRGCGKTSSARILARSLNCEQGPTSTPCGTCASCVALAPDGPGSLDVIEIDAASHGGVDDARDLRERAFFAPVSSRYKVYIVDEAHMVTTQGFNALLKVVEEPPEFLVFVFATTEPDKVLPTIRSRTHHYPFRLVPPTTLRGLLEKTCAAEGVQVEPTVFPLVVRAGGGSVRDSLSILDQLLAGAGPEGVTYASAVGLLGVTDDALLDEAIDALAATDAPGVFRAVDRVVEAGHDPRRFATDLLDRLRDLIVLDAVPDAGGNGLLDCPPDRLDLMVQQARALGSATLSRLADTVHAGLTDMRGTTAPRLLLELVCARMLLPAPDDAGTGALQRLERLERRLAIGGVPEAGAGPAAVAAAPVREPARPEPPRAEPARPEPARPGPAREVPAAAERGSAARREYVRPSQRGAQPAPGAVPPAAPAAAPAAAAAPAAAPAPAPAPAAADDWPETAQPGAGPSRPAPAPAAAAASDDWPETAQPGSAPRVRRPHRPPRGPARAWSAGSPTSRCHPSRPTTRTGRTRPSPRPRARPRPGSPSRGRRPHPRVPRPSPRPPRAAASRPRWCPPTRPAPGEPARAG comes from the coding sequence GTGGCTCTGGCGCTCTACCGGAAGTACCGCCCGGCGACCTTCGCCGAGGTGGTCGGCCAGGAGCACGTGACCACCCCGCTGGTGAACGCCGTCGACGGCGGCCGGATCAACCACGCCTACCTCTTCAGCGGGCCGCGCGGCTGCGGCAAGACGTCGTCGGCGCGGATCCTCGCCCGCTCGCTCAACTGCGAGCAGGGGCCGACGTCGACCCCCTGCGGCACGTGCGCCTCGTGCGTGGCGCTGGCGCCCGACGGGCCCGGCTCGCTCGACGTCATCGAGATCGACGCGGCCAGCCACGGCGGTGTCGACGACGCCCGTGACCTGCGGGAGCGCGCCTTCTTCGCGCCGGTGAGCAGCCGTTACAAGGTCTACATCGTCGACGAGGCGCACATGGTGACCACGCAGGGCTTCAACGCCCTGCTCAAGGTGGTCGAGGAGCCGCCGGAGTTCCTGGTCTTCGTCTTCGCGACGACCGAGCCGGACAAGGTGCTGCCGACGATCCGCTCGCGCACCCACCACTACCCGTTCCGCCTGGTCCCGCCGACGACGCTGCGCGGCCTGCTGGAGAAGACCTGTGCCGCCGAGGGCGTGCAGGTGGAGCCCACGGTCTTCCCGCTCGTGGTGCGGGCCGGCGGCGGTTCGGTGCGCGACTCGCTGTCGATCCTCGACCAGCTGCTGGCCGGCGCCGGTCCCGAGGGCGTCACCTACGCCAGCGCCGTCGGGCTGCTCGGCGTCACCGACGACGCGCTGCTCGACGAGGCCATCGACGCGCTCGCCGCCACCGACGCCCCCGGGGTCTTCCGCGCCGTGGACCGCGTCGTGGAGGCGGGCCACGACCCGCGGCGGTTCGCCACCGACCTGCTCGACCGGCTGCGCGACCTCATCGTGCTCGACGCCGTCCCCGACGCCGGCGGCAACGGCCTGCTCGACTGCCCGCCCGACCGGCTCGACCTCATGGTCCAGCAGGCCAGGGCGCTGGGGTCGGCGACGCTGTCGCGGCTGGCCGACACGGTGCACGCCGGCCTGACCGACATGCGCGGGACCACCGCGCCGCGGCTGCTGCTGGAGCTGGTCTGCGCGCGGATGCTGTTGCCGGCTCCCGACGACGCCGGCACGGGCGCGCTGCAGCGCCTGGAGCGCCTCGAGCGGCGCCTGGCGATCGGCGGGGTCCCGGAGGCGGGCGCCGGTCCCGCGGCCGTCGCGGCGGCACCGGTGCGCGAGCCCGCCCGTCCCGAGCCACCCCGCGCGGAGCCCGCCCGTCCCGAGCCGGCCCGTCCCGGACCCGCCCGCGAGGTGCCCGCGGCCGCCGAGCGCGGGAGCGCGGCGCGGCGCGAGTACGTCCGCCCCTCCCAGCGCGGCGCGCAGCCGGCTCCGGGAGCCGTGCCCCCTGCCGCACCGGCCGCCGCCCCGGCTGCCGCGGCCGCCCCGGCAGCGGCCCCGGCACCGGCACCGGCCCCGGCAGCCGCCGACGACTGGCCGGAGACCGCGCAACCCGGCGCGGGGCCGTCCCGCCCGGCGCCGGCCCCGGCCGCCGCGGCCGCGTCCGACGACTGGCCGGAGACCGCGCAGCCCGGCTCCGCGCCCCGCGTGCGGCGCCCGCACCGGCCGCCGCGCGGACCGGCGCGCGCGTGGTCAGCGGGGAGCCCGACATCCCGCTGCCACCCGAGCCGACCGACGACGAGGACTGGCCGCACCCGGCCGAGCCCGCGGCCGCGCGCGCGGCCGCGGCCCGGGTCGCCGAGCCGCGGCCGCCGGCCGCACCCCCGCGTGCCGCGGCCGAGTCCACGCCCGCCCCGCGCGGCGGCGAGCCGACCCCGCTGGTGTCCGCCGACCCGGCCGGCACCGGGGGAGCCGGCGAGGGCGGGCTGA
- a CDS encoding YceI family protein, which yields MARPRRRLWWIVGGIVAVLALGLGIGPLLYAATQEDAAAAPTVQAQPSDAPLVDDTDGTWTVAPGSSAGYRVDEVLNGADVTVAGTTGQVSGSVVIAGGDLSTGEVTVDVASISTDSGQRDSYFRGNVMDVGTHPTATFTIRGPVDLPELSGTPVTVPVTGDLTLRGQTRQVQTDLAVVRTAEGVDVSGAIPVVFGDFGISAPNLGFVRVEDRGQVEFLLKLVM from the coding sequence ATGGCCCGGCCGCGTCGTCGTCTCTGGTGGATCGTCGGGGGGATCGTCGCGGTCCTCGCCCTCGGTCTGGGCATCGGCCCGCTGCTCTACGCCGCGACGCAGGAGGACGCGGCCGCGGCGCCGACCGTGCAGGCGCAGCCCTCCGACGCCCCGCTGGTCGACGACACCGACGGCACGTGGACGGTCGCGCCGGGGTCCTCGGCCGGGTACCGCGTCGACGAGGTGCTCAACGGCGCGGACGTGACCGTGGCGGGGACCACCGGCCAGGTCAGCGGCTCGGTCGTCATCGCCGGCGGGGACCTGAGCACCGGCGAGGTCACCGTCGACGTCGCCAGCATCAGCACCGACAGCGGCCAGCGGGACAGCTACTTCCGGGGCAACGTCATGGACGTCGGCACGCACCCGACGGCGACGTTCACCATCCGCGGGCCGGTCGACCTCCCCGAGCTGTCGGGCACGCCGGTCACGGTCCCGGTCACCGGCGACCTCACCCTGCGGGGCCAGACGCGGCAGGTGCAGACCGACCTCGCCGTCGTCCGCACGGCCGAGGGCGTCGACGTCTCCGGCGCCATCCCGGTGGTCTTCGGCGACTTCGGCATCTCCGCGCCCAACCTGGGCTTCGTCCGGGTCGAGGACCGCGGCCAGGTCGAGTTCCTGCTCAAGCTGGTGATGTGA